One Novosphingobium sp. G106 DNA segment encodes these proteins:
- a CDS encoding MFS transporter: MAVIATASEAVPGAPNHPLAIRMGVVAWLSQNVIIGSVFGTPGILLRPMQERMGVAPELASMGVPLVILGSAVLASGAGVLASRFSLRSLMAVSALASALAWLLLAFSTSFAAYIVAYALLLGPAMSLAGMVLPPTLVTRWFNRNRGLAIGIVHLPVIVTIMPVFGNWVIEHHGLQTLFLGLAALSGLVLLPASLLVIDHPPGQTAKEAVQIADGTGGPAGGLSVPQILKNPYFWALALAVSAMNTSVTLLGVHLVAMAESWGYSAKDGAFMASTMAFCGMAGSILFGMIADRLGGARTVALVVFDGTVLWLLFLLGLPFPLLLVVIGVMGMHGSAGIPAASKAYAEALGPASFSRAYGLSATVTLPLTVLCIIGTGTVYRLNGNYTVTILVMAVYCAIGIPLALFGARAARGG; this comes from the coding sequence ATGGCAGTGATCGCAACAGCTTCCGAAGCGGTGCCAGGTGCGCCCAACCATCCGCTTGCGATCAGGATGGGAGTAGTCGCCTGGCTGTCTCAGAATGTCATCATCGGTTCTGTCTTCGGCACGCCGGGCATTCTGCTACGGCCGATGCAGGAGCGCATGGGAGTAGCGCCCGAGCTCGCCTCGATGGGCGTGCCGCTGGTGATCCTGGGTTCGGCCGTGCTGGCTTCGGGTGCCGGCGTGCTGGCATCGCGGTTCTCGTTGCGCAGTCTGATGGCAGTCAGCGCGCTTGCCTCGGCGCTGGCCTGGCTGCTGCTGGCTTTTTCCACCAGCTTCGCGGCCTATATTGTTGCTTACGCCCTGCTGCTCGGCCCGGCGATGTCGTTGGCGGGGATGGTGCTTCCGCCGACGCTCGTGACGCGCTGGTTCAATCGTAACCGCGGCCTGGCCATCGGCATCGTCCACTTGCCCGTGATCGTCACGATCATGCCGGTCTTCGGCAACTGGGTGATCGAGCACCACGGCCTCCAGACGCTGTTCCTGGGCCTTGCCGCGTTGTCGGGCCTGGTGCTCCTGCCGGCTTCGCTGCTGGTGATCGACCATCCGCCCGGCCAAACCGCGAAGGAGGCCGTCCAGATCGCCGACGGTACCGGCGGGCCGGCTGGCGGACTCTCGGTACCGCAGATCCTGAAGAACCCCTATTTCTGGGCCCTGGCCCTGGCTGTCAGCGCCATGAACACCAGCGTGACGCTGCTCGGCGTGCATCTCGTAGCCATGGCCGAGTCCTGGGGCTATTCGGCCAAGGACGGCGCATTCATGGCTTCGACGATGGCGTTCTGCGGCATGGCCGGCTCAATCCTGTTCGGCATGATCGCCGACCGGCTCGGCGGCGCGCGCACCGTCGCTTTGGTGGTCTTCGACGGGACGGTGCTGTGGCTGCTGTTCCTGCTCGGCCTGCCGTTCCCGCTGCTGCTGGTGGTCATCGGCGTCATGGGCATGCACGGCTCAGCGGGTATCCCGGCGGCGAGCAAGGCCTATGCCGAGGCGCTGGGCCCGGCGAGCTTCAGCCGCGCCTATGGCCTCTCCGCGACGGTGACGCTGCCCCTGACCGTGCTGTGCATCATCGGCACGGGGACGGTCTATCGGCTCAACGGCAACTACACGGTGACGATCCTGGTGATGGCGGTCTACTGCGCCATCGGCATCCCGCTGGCGCTGTTCGGCGCGCGTGCCGCGAGGGGGGGCTAG
- a CDS encoding PilZ domain-containing protein codes for MSQSLIPRRAQRRSVSLAATCRTESGMRDNGYISDISPHGCRLATNTLAVRIGLRIVIRPQGLEGLGGVVRWIEGQHAGIEFDTPLYEPVVDQLSQLHASGTAVGVSSL; via the coding sequence ATGTCGCAGTCGTTGATTCCGCGCCGTGCCCAGAGAAGGTCCGTCAGCCTGGCAGCGACATGCCGCACCGAGAGCGGGATGCGCGACAACGGCTATATTTCCGACATCTCGCCACATGGCTGCCGCCTCGCCACGAACACGCTGGCAGTGCGGATCGGCCTGCGGATCGTGATCCGGCCGCAGGGCCTCGAAGGTCTCGGCGGAGTGGTCCGCTGGATCGAAGGGCAGCATGCCGGGATCGAGTTCGACACGCCGCTTTACGAGCCTGTCGTCGATCAGCTGAGCCAGCTCCATGCCTCCGGCACGGCGGTTGGTGTGTCATCGCTATGA
- a CDS encoding inorganic phosphate transporter — protein MTTITANDAQTGGQAGRPELDRGLGRAGWIGFGAAILAALIYVMSSVYGDASAAGVDTTVILPFILLFLALVIALGFEFVNGFHDTANAVATVIYTNSMPAHVAVVWSGFFNFLGVLLSTGAVAFGIISLLPVELILQVGSGAGFAMVFALLIAAILWNLATWALAIPASSSHTLIGSIIGVGVANAMMHGRSGTAGVDWSKATEIGQSLLISPLVGFFLAALLLIVMKVVIRNKALYEAPKDGLPPPWWIRLLLISTCTGVSFAHGSNDGQKGMGLIMLILIGVVPTAYALNRAVPAQYVAEFHVNAMAAEGALKSPASTTPAIDAAAARAAVTRYIAEKRYLPETKPALAALITDIDAQVQGYGSLAKVPSAAVNNMRNDMYLASEAIKRLGKDHSAAAVGEPQAKALDTFKKDLDEATRFIPLWVKIAVAFALGLGTMVGWKRIVVTVGEKIGKTHLTYAQGGAAELVAMGTIFAADTMGLPVSTTHVLSSGVAGTMAANNSGLQMSTIRNLLMAWVLTLPISILLSGTLYVLFTLVM, from the coding sequence ATGACCACTATCACCGCCAACGACGCCCAGACCGGCGGCCAGGCCGGCCGCCCCGAACTCGATCGCGGCCTGGGCCGCGCCGGATGGATCGGCTTTGGTGCCGCCATTCTCGCCGCGCTGATCTACGTAATGTCCAGCGTCTATGGCGATGCCAGCGCCGCCGGGGTGGACACTACGGTGATCCTGCCGTTCATCCTGCTGTTCCTCGCTCTGGTGATCGCGCTCGGCTTCGAATTCGTGAACGGCTTCCACGACACGGCCAATGCCGTGGCGACCGTGATCTATACTAACAGCATGCCGGCGCACGTAGCGGTCGTCTGGTCGGGTTTCTTCAATTTCCTCGGCGTGCTACTTTCCACCGGCGCCGTGGCCTTCGGCATCATCTCGCTGCTGCCCGTCGAACTGATCCTGCAGGTTGGGTCGGGCGCTGGCTTCGCCATGGTCTTCGCACTGCTGATCGCGGCGATCCTGTGGAACCTTGCGACCTGGGCGCTCGCAATCCCGGCATCGAGTTCGCACACGCTGATCGGCTCGATCATCGGTGTCGGCGTCGCCAACGCCATGATGCACGGGCGCAGCGGCACCGCCGGCGTCGATTGGAGCAAGGCGACCGAGATCGGCCAGTCTCTGCTGATCTCGCCGCTGGTCGGCTTCTTCCTCGCCGCGCTGCTGCTGATCGTGATGAAAGTGGTGATCCGCAACAAGGCGCTCTACGAGGCGCCGAAGGATGGCCTGCCACCGCCGTGGTGGATCCGCCTGCTGTTGATCTCCACCTGCACGGGCGTGAGCTTCGCGCACGGTTCGAACGATGGTCAGAAGGGCATGGGCCTGATCATGCTGATTCTGATCGGCGTGGTGCCCACCGCCTATGCGCTGAACCGCGCGGTCCCGGCCCAGTACGTCGCCGAGTTCCACGTCAATGCCATGGCCGCCGAAGGTGCGCTCAAGTCCCCTGCTTCGACTACCCCCGCCATCGACGCCGCCGCGGCCCGCGCGGCCGTGACCCGCTACATCGCCGAGAAGCGGTACCTGCCCGAAACCAAGCCCGCACTCGCCGCGCTGATCACCGACATCGACGCGCAGGTCCAGGGCTATGGCTCGCTGGCCAAGGTTCCCTCGGCCGCGGTCAACAACATGCGCAACGACATGTATCTCGCTTCCGAGGCGATAAAACGGCTCGGCAAGGACCATAGCGCCGCCGCGGTCGGCGAGCCGCAGGCCAAGGCGCTCGATACCTTCAAGAAGGACCTCGACGAGGCGACGCGCTTCATCCCGCTCTGGGTCAAGATCGCCGTGGCTTTCGCGCTCGGCCTCGGCACGATGGTCGGTTGGAAGCGGATCGTCGTGACGGTGGGCGAGAAGATCGGCAAGACGCACCTGACCTATGCGCAGGGCGGCGCGGCCGAGTTGGTGGCCATGGGCACGATCTTCGCCGCAGACACCATGGGCCTGCCGGTTTCGACCACCCACGTGCTCTCGTCGGGCGTCGCCGGCACCATGGCGGCGAACAATTCGGGCCTGCAGATGAGCACGATACGCAACCTGCTGATGGCCTGGGTGCTGACCCTGCCGATCTCGATCCTGCTGTCGGGAACGCTCTACGTGCTCTTCACCCTGGTGATGTAG
- a CDS encoding transporter, with amino-acid sequence MAPDRLGPNNLGPGLIWGMAFQDSGARELDSCDDGEADGFRWLHLSLADHRTRRWIENTTELPPEVRELLLSSDQHQRSVAQAECVGCVIHDFERDFERTQTDRIGAVRIALTPRMVITTRLHPVRSADIVRRRIEAGARPENPGAALDLMIGAICLNIGDIARVLEREVQAAEDAFLDGHHTPTSRELITIRRRLAQIHRLLDGMRSVFQRLERDSDVPPELHPVMENLSQRLLGIDGDILGIQGQLRVLREELDMQQEQRTNQNLYLLSIMTALMLPVTLVTGIFGMNTGDLPLEGHGGTFGAIAIMLACAGGTYWLLRVMGFIRR; translated from the coding sequence TTGGCCCCTGATCGTCTGGGCCCGAACAATCTGGGGCCTGGCCTGATCTGGGGCATGGCGTTCCAGGACAGCGGCGCCCGCGAACTCGACAGCTGCGATGACGGCGAAGCGGACGGCTTCCGCTGGCTGCACCTGAGCCTGGCCGATCACCGCACGCGCCGCTGGATCGAGAATACCACCGAACTGCCGCCCGAAGTGCGCGAACTGCTGCTCTCCTCGGACCAGCACCAGCGCTCGGTGGCCCAGGCCGAATGCGTCGGCTGCGTCATCCACGATTTCGAGCGCGATTTCGAGCGCACCCAGACCGACCGCATCGGTGCCGTCCGCATCGCGCTCACACCGCGCATGGTGATCACCACCCGGCTCCATCCGGTGCGCTCTGCCGACATCGTCCGCCGCCGGATCGAGGCCGGCGCACGGCCCGAGAACCCCGGCGCCGCGCTCGACCTGATGATCGGCGCAATCTGCCTGAACATCGGCGACATCGCCCGCGTGCTCGAGCGCGAGGTCCAGGCCGCCGAGGACGCCTTCCTCGACGGCCACCACACGCCGACCAGCCGCGAACTGATCACGATCCGCCGCCGGCTCGCCCAGATCCACCGGCTGCTCGACGGCATGCGCAGCGTCTTCCAGCGGCTCGAGCGAGACAGCGACGTCCCGCCCGAACTGCACCCGGTAATGGAGAACCTGTCGCAGCGGCTGCTCGGGATCGACGGTGACATCCTCGGCATCCAGGGTCAGCTACGCGTGCTGCGCGAGGAACTGGACATGCAGCAAGAGCAGCGGACCAACCAGAACCTCTACCTGCTCTCGATCATGACCGCGCTGATGCTGCCGGTGACGCTGGTGACCGGCATCTTCGGCATGAACACCGGCGACCTGCCGCTCGAAGGCCACGGCGGCACTTTCGGCGCGATCGCGATTATGCTCGCCTGCGCGGGCGGGACCTACTGGCTGCTGCGGGTGATGGGGTTCATCCGGCGGTAA
- a CDS encoding ArsI/CadI family heavy metal resistance metalloenzyme, translated as MKRLHLHVSVPSIDEAVAFYSTLFDAPPSVVKDDYAKWMLDDPCVNLAISSRARDTGIDHVGVQVDSADELAELATRLKTAGATTFDQAATTCCYAKSDKSWVTDTAGVRWETFFTHGESTAYGEDEVLPDPAASACGAPAAAPKTACC; from the coding sequence ATGAAGCGCCTGCACCTGCACGTTAGCGTCCCGTCGATCGACGAGGCCGTCGCGTTCTACAGCACGCTGTTCGATGCACCACCGTCGGTCGTGAAGGACGACTATGCGAAATGGATGCTGGACGATCCGTGCGTGAACCTGGCGATCTCATCGCGTGCCCGCGACACCGGCATCGATCATGTCGGCGTTCAAGTGGATAGTGCCGACGAACTGGCCGAACTGGCGACCCGGCTGAAGACCGCTGGCGCCACCACCTTCGACCAGGCAGCGACGACCTGCTGCTATGCGAAGTCTGACAAATCGTGGGTGACGGACACGGCGGGCGTGCGCTGGGAGACCTTCTTCACGCACGGCGAAAGCACCGCATACGGCGAGGACGAAGTGCTGCCGGATCCAGCGGCCAGCGCGTGCGGCGCGCCCGCCGCGGCCCCAAAGACCGCGTGCTGCTGA
- a CDS encoding helix-turn-helix transcriptional regulator, whose product MLLPEAVEALSALAHGHRLAVFRLLVRAGADGVPAGEIAREVGVLPNTLSTHLTILGHAGLVRSRREGRSVIYSADYDGMGELLGFLVADCCDGRPEICAPLAAVALGCCPSK is encoded by the coding sequence ATGCTGCTGCCGGAAGCGGTCGAAGCCCTCTCGGCGCTTGCCCACGGGCACCGGCTGGCGGTCTTTCGCCTGCTAGTGCGTGCGGGCGCTGACGGCGTCCCTGCGGGCGAGATCGCCCGAGAGGTGGGCGTCCTGCCCAATACGCTTTCCACCCATCTCACGATCCTCGGCCATGCCGGGCTGGTCCGCTCACGCCGCGAAGGCCGCTCGGTCATCTATTCGGCCGACTACGACGGCATGGGCGAATTGCTCGGCTTTCTGGTCGCCGACTGCTGCGACGGCCGCCCCGAAATCTGCGCCCCGCTCGCGGCGGTCGCCCTAGGCTGCTGTCCCTCCAAATGA
- a CDS encoding MIP/aquaporin family protein, translating into MIRRATAELVGTALLLAIVVGSGIMGERLAGGNDAIALLGNTIATGAGLVVLIHVFGPVSGAHFNPAVTLAFALRGEADRRSVAAYVAAQLVGAVLGVWMAHAMFAEPILQVSTKLRDGPAQGFSEAVATFGLIGTIFGTQRSRPEFTPTAVGLYITAAYWFTASTSFANPAVTIARSLSDTFAGIAPASAPLFIAGQIVGGVVGVGFFTWLFREDCPQ; encoded by the coding sequence ATGATCCGGCGTGCAACAGCTGAACTGGTCGGCACCGCCCTGTTGCTCGCAATCGTCGTCGGCTCCGGCATCATGGGCGAACGCCTGGCCGGCGGGAACGATGCGATTGCCCTGCTCGGCAACACGATCGCGACCGGCGCGGGGCTGGTCGTTCTGATCCATGTGTTCGGGCCGGTGTCCGGCGCGCATTTCAACCCGGCGGTGACGCTGGCCTTCGCCCTGCGCGGCGAAGCCGATCGCCGATCCGTTGCCGCCTATGTCGCCGCCCAACTCGTCGGTGCCGTGCTCGGCGTGTGGATGGCACATGCGATGTTCGCCGAGCCGATCCTGCAGGTATCGACCAAGCTCCGCGACGGCCCCGCGCAAGGCTTCTCCGAAGCGGTCGCCACCTTCGGCCTGATCGGCACGATCTTCGGCACGCAGCGATCGCGCCCCGAATTCACCCCGACGGCAGTCGGCCTCTACATCACCGCCGCCTACTGGTTCACCGCTTCGACCTCGTTCGCCAACCCCGCCGTAACGATCGCGCGAAGCCTGTCCGATACCTTCGCCGGGATCGCCCCCGCATCGGCCCCGCTGTTCATCGCCGGGCAGATCGTGGGCGGGGTGGTGGGCGTCGGCTTCTTCACATGGCTGTTCAGAGAGGATTGCCCGCAATGA
- the arsC gene encoding arsenate reductase (glutaredoxin) (This arsenate reductase requires both glutathione and glutaredoxin to convert arsenate to arsenite, after which the efflux transporter formed by ArsA and ArsB can extrude the arsenite from the cell, providing resistance.), with translation MTDLFPITIYHNPDCGTSRNALAMIEAAGYAPTVVEYRKVGWTRPLLGELLTAMGARPRDIMREKGTPAAGLGLIDPGVSDETIIEAMLAQPILVNRPIVVTPKGTKLCRPSEVVLELLERKPESFVKEDGEVVRL, from the coding sequence ATGACCGACCTCTTTCCCATCACGATCTACCACAACCCGGACTGCGGCACCTCGCGCAACGCGCTGGCGATGATCGAAGCCGCCGGATACGCCCCTACCGTAGTCGAATATCGCAAGGTCGGCTGGACGCGCCCGCTGCTGGGTGAACTGCTGACAGCCATGGGTGCCCGCCCCCGCGACATCATGCGCGAGAAAGGCACGCCGGCTGCCGGGCTCGGCCTGATCGACCCCGGCGTGTCGGACGAGACGATCATCGAGGCGATGCTGGCGCAGCCGATCCTGGTGAACCGCCCGATCGTCGTCACGCCGAAGGGCACGAAGCTCTGCCGTCCGTCCGAAGTCGTGCTGGAACTGCTGGAGCGCAAGCCCGAGAGCTTCGTCAAGGAAGACGGCGAAGTCGTACGCCTCTGA
- the ppk2 gene encoding polyphosphate kinase 2, giving the protein MTPPTSPADLERIKQEISDDFDEELELELEEARLEDVLGIDEGERPEYLDRKVYFRELFRLQHELVRLQDWIVHKGLRVVVLFEGRDSAGKGGAIKRITQRLNPRVCRVAALPAPNERERTQWYFQRYAAHLPAAGEMVLFDRSWYNRAGVERVMGFCSEDDVEEFFRSAPEFERMLVRSGIILIKYWFSISDEEQQFRFALRIHDPLKQWKLSPMDVESRAKWEDYTRAKEAMLERTHIPEAPWWVVHADDKKRARLNCISHLLDQFDFDDVPKAPVTLPERVRHDDYIRHPVPPELYVPERF; this is encoded by the coding sequence ATGACCCCGCCCACCAGCCCGGCAGACCTCGAGCGCATCAAGCAGGAAATCAGCGACGATTTCGACGAGGAACTGGAGCTGGAGCTCGAAGAGGCCCGGCTCGAGGACGTGCTGGGGATTGATGAGGGCGAGCGGCCCGAATACCTCGACCGCAAGGTCTATTTCCGCGAGCTGTTTCGCCTGCAGCACGAACTGGTCCGGCTGCAGGACTGGATCGTCCACAAGGGGCTGCGCGTTGTCGTGCTCTTCGAAGGCCGCGATTCGGCGGGCAAGGGCGGGGCGATCAAGCGTATCACCCAGCGGCTCAACCCGCGCGTCTGCCGCGTCGCCGCGCTGCCCGCGCCCAACGAGCGCGAGCGGACGCAGTGGTATTTCCAGCGCTATGCCGCGCACTTGCCCGCCGCGGGCGAAATGGTGCTGTTCGACCGCTCCTGGTACAACCGCGCCGGCGTCGAGCGCGTCATGGGCTTCTGCAGCGAGGACGACGTCGAGGAGTTCTTCCGCTCGGCCCCCGAGTTCGAGCGGATGCTGGTGCGCTCGGGCATCATCCTGATCAAGTACTGGTTCTCGATCAGCGACGAGGAGCAGCAGTTCCGTTTCGCGCTGCGCATCCACGATCCGCTCAAGCAGTGGAAGCTGTCACCGATGGACGTCGAATCGCGCGCCAAGTGGGAAGACTACACGCGTGCCAAGGAAGCCATGCTCGAGCGCACCCACATCCCCGAAGCGCCCTGGTGGGTGGTCCACGCCGACGACAAGAAGCGCGCGCGGCTGAACTGCATCAGCCACTTGCTCGATCAGTTCGATTTCGACGACGTGCCCAAGGCGCCGGTCACTCTGCCCGAGCGTGTCCGCCACGACGATTACATCCGCCATCCGGTGCCGCCGGAGCTCTACGTGCCGGAGCGGTTCTAG
- a CDS encoding low affinity iron permease family protein produces the protein MDRIFTRLATMISAAAGQPLAFVLALGVIVVWGLSGPIFAYSDTWQLVVNTGTTIVTFLMVFLIQNSQNRDAGAMQAKLDELLRAVETAREQFIAIEHLTDKEIEEIRAGIEHEANCEEGEKKAATRSLEHLLRRH, from the coding sequence ATGGACCGTATCTTCACACGGCTCGCCACGATGATTTCCGCGGCGGCGGGTCAGCCACTGGCTTTCGTACTGGCGCTCGGCGTCATCGTCGTCTGGGGCCTAAGCGGGCCGATCTTCGCCTATTCGGACACCTGGCAGCTGGTGGTGAACACCGGCACGACCATCGTAACCTTCCTGATGGTTTTCCTCATCCAGAACAGCCAGAATCGCGATGCGGGCGCGATGCAGGCCAAGCTCGACGAACTGCTGCGCGCCGTCGAGACGGCGCGCGAGCAGTTCATCGCCATCGAGCATCTGACCGACAAGGAGATCGAGGAAATCCGCGCGGGCATCGAGCACGAGGCCAACTGCGAGGAAGGCGAAAAGAAGGCCGCCACACGGTCGCTCGAACACCTGCTGCGACGACATTGA
- a CDS encoding ABC-F family ATP-binding cassette domain-containing protein: MLNLSGITVRLGGRTIIDDATAKLPPRGRIGLIGRNGAGKSTLVRVIAGMLEPDSGVVSMPRGARLGYIAQEAPGGDASPFETVLAADTERAALMHESETCADPHHLGEIHERLIAIDAHSAPSRAARILVGLGFDEEAQHRPLESFSGGWRMRVALAALLFSQPDLLLLDEPSNHLDLEAVLWLEDFLKSYPATILLVSHERDFLNNVVNHILHLSGGKLTLYPGGYDAFERQRAERQAQLASAKAKQQAQREHLQEYIAKNSARASTAKQAQSRQKALAKLQPIAEIIDDPSLSFEFPNPDELRPPLITLDMASVGYSETPVLSRLNLRLDPDDRIALLGRNGNGKTTLARLLAAQLKPMDGAMNASGKMRVGYFTQYQVEELDRSETPLQHMTVLMKGATPGAVRGQLGRFGFSGPKATTEVGKLSGGERARLALALITRDAPHMLILDEPTNHLDVDAREALIQALNDYTGAVVIVSHDRHMLEMTADRLVLVDSGVAKEFDGSIDDYIAFVLAKEPASSAGGGGREKGVNKKDQRKAAAEAREKSQELRKRAKALEGELEKLAAQRSAVDQAMFDPASASGELAKLTMTELMKRRAQIEDDVAAAEVKWMEANEAIEAFVA, translated from the coding sequence ATGCTCAATCTCTCCGGAATCACGGTGCGCCTCGGCGGACGCACGATCATTGACGATGCCACGGCCAAGCTGCCGCCGCGCGGCCGCATTGGCCTGATCGGCCGCAACGGCGCCGGCAAATCCACGCTCGTGCGCGTCATCGCCGGCATGCTCGAACCCGACTCGGGCGTAGTGTCGATGCCGCGCGGTGCCCGGCTCGGCTATATCGCGCAGGAAGCGCCGGGCGGCGACGCCAGCCCGTTCGAGACCGTGCTCGCAGCCGATACCGAACGCGCCGCGCTGATGCACGAGAGCGAGACCTGCGCCGACCCGCACCACCTCGGCGAGATCCACGAGCGGCTGATCGCGATCGATGCCCATTCGGCGCCGTCGCGCGCCGCGCGCATCCTCGTCGGGCTGGGCTTCGACGAAGAAGCGCAGCACCGCCCACTGGAGAGTTTCTCGGGCGGCTGGCGGATGCGCGTCGCGCTCGCCGCGCTGCTGTTTTCGCAACCCGACCTGCTGCTGCTCGACGAACCCTCGAACCACCTCGATCTCGAAGCCGTGCTGTGGCTGGAAGACTTCCTCAAAAGCTACCCGGCGACGATCCTACTGGTCAGCCACGAGCGCGACTTCCTCAACAACGTGGTCAACCACATCCTGCACCTGTCGGGCGGCAAGCTGACGCTCTATCCGGGCGGCTACGACGCTTTCGAGCGCCAGCGCGCCGAACGCCAGGCGCAGCTCGCCTCGGCCAAGGCCAAGCAGCAGGCGCAGCGCGAGCACCTGCAGGAATATATCGCCAAGAACTCGGCCCGCGCCTCGACCGCCAAGCAGGCGCAATCACGCCAGAAGGCGCTGGCCAAACTCCAGCCGATCGCCGAGATCATCGACGATCCCTCGCTGAGCTTCGAGTTCCCCAACCCGGACGAGCTGCGCCCGCCGCTGATCACGCTCGACATGGCGAGCGTCGGCTACAGCGAAACGCCGGTGCTGAGCCGGCTGAATCTGCGGCTCGATCCTGACGACCGCATCGCGCTGCTCGGCCGCAACGGCAACGGCAAGACCACCCTGGCGCGGCTGCTGGCGGCGCAGCTCAAGCCGATGGATGGGGCGATGAACGCCAGCGGCAAGATGCGCGTCGGCTATTTCACCCAGTACCAGGTCGAAGAGCTCGACCGCAGCGAGACGCCGCTGCAGCACATGACAGTGCTGATGAAGGGCGCGACGCCCGGCGCCGTGCGCGGTCAGCTCGGCCGGTTCGGGTTCTCTGGGCCCAAGGCGACCACCGAGGTCGGCAAGCTGTCGGGCGGCGAGCGCGCGCGGCTGGCGCTGGCGCTGATCACGCGCGACGCGCCGCACATGCTGATCCTCGACGAGCCGACCAACCACCTCGACGTCGACGCGCGCGAGGCGCTGATCCAGGCGCTCAACGACTATACCGGCGCCGTGGTCATCGTCAGCCACGACCGCCACATGCTCGAAATGACCGCCGATCGGCTGGTCCTGGTCGACAGCGGCGTGGCCAAGGAATTCGACGGCTCGATCGACGACTACATCGCCTTCGTGCTGGCCAAGGAGCCCGCGTCGTCGGCCGGTGGCGGCGGGCGCGAGAAGGGCGTCAACAAGAAGGACCAGCGCAAGGCCGCGGCCGAGGCGCGCGAGAAGAGCCAGGAACTGCGCAAGCGCGCCAAGGCGCTCGAGGGCGAGCTCGAAAAGCTCGCCGCGCAGCGTAGCGCGGTCGACCAGGCTATGTTCGATCCCGCTTCCGCTAGCGGGGAACTGGCCAAGCTCACCATGACCGAGCTCATGAAGCGCCGCGCGCAGATCGAAGACGATGTAGCGGCAGCCGAAGTGAAATGGATGGAAGCCAACGAGGCCATCGAAGCGTTTGTTGCTTAG
- a CDS encoding GreA/GreB family elongation factor — translation MSVAFRREGDEEHLEPKFEIPIPSGPNLVTPRGLALIGERVAEIEAQLAGETDEDRIKAVKRDLRYWQTRQITAEVVPAPTGETVEIGTTVSFRLNGKPRELSIVGDDEADPARGSISFSAPLARALLGAEPGELLPFGDKEEAIEVLSVEALS, via the coding sequence ATGAGCGTAGCGTTTCGCCGCGAGGGCGATGAGGAACACCTCGAACCCAAGTTCGAGATCCCGATCCCGTCGGGGCCGAATCTGGTCACCCCGCGCGGGCTGGCCTTGATCGGTGAGCGTGTTGCCGAGATCGAAGCCCAGCTTGCCGGCGAGACCGACGAGGACCGGATCAAGGCGGTGAAGCGCGACCTGCGCTATTGGCAGACACGCCAGATCACCGCCGAAGTGGTGCCGGCACCGACCGGCGAGACGGTAGAAATCGGCACGACCGTCAGCTTCCGGCTGAACGGTAAGCCGCGCGAACTATCCATCGTCGGCGACGACGAGGCGGACCCCGCCCGCGGATCGATCAGCTTCTCCGCCCCGCTCGCCCGCGCGCTGCTCGGCGCGGAGCCGGGCGAACTGCTGCCTTTCGGCGACAAGGAAGAGGCGATCGAGGTTTTGTCGGTAGAGGCATTGAGCTAA